In Formosa haliotis, the sequence ATTGCAACAAGCGGAAAAATCCATTTAATTGTCATAAAAGCACCCATAATTTGCATCATTTCTTCAGACATCTCGGGCATGGGCATATAGTTGAAGAATTTGTTTAACCCTGAATTAATCATCATTAATCCGAATAGTATACATAAAACTGTAAGAATCTTGTTTTTCATCTTTAAATTGTTTTAATTAATAATACGACAAAATTAACTATTTTTGATTACCATTAGTAATCAGTTACCTAAAGGTAATCAGTTACTTTAAGGTAATCATTAAAATAATTGAAATGAAAAAAAAAGAACATAAAGAGTGTATGTCTGCTTTATTACCAGTAAAGGACACTTTAGATGTAATAGGTGGAAAATGGAAACTATTAATTTTAATCTCTATTTGGGAGGGTAATAAGCATTTTAGGGAGATAGAACGAAGCATTCCAAAGTTAAGTACCAAAGTTTTGTCAAAGGAATTGAAAGATATGGAAGAAAATCAGTTGATTACTAGAACTGTTTTAAGTGGTTTTCCTGTCCGAACACAATATACACCAACGGAGCATTCTAAAACGTTAGGAAAAGTCATTTTTGAATTGCATCAATGGGGTGTCAATCATAGAAAGAAAATCTTTGGACAAACATCAGAAGCAGAAAGTTCAATTGGTGCGTAGTCTGCATTCGTATTACATCATGGCAAAACGAAAGCCCGTGTAATAACTTTCTATGGTTTTATCTTTTGAGTTTCGCAGGGAGCCTGATCGGAAAAGGAAAAACCTTATTCGTTTAGGGTTATCAACTTTAATGAAACGTTAACGTACTTTTACGACACTATCCTAAAAAGTGTGTAAGTTCAAAATTTCAGGGTTAAATTATTTATAGTTTAATCCTATTTTCAAATATAGCTAAAAATTGATTTAGTATAATTCCCCAGTTTCTTATGAGCTTCGTCCATTTTTTAGTACTTTATCTTAGGGCTAAAAATACAGATTTCATTACAGCATCATCCGTTGGAAAAGAGAGCTTGTTTTTGGTATATTTTCTAATTTTTCCATTTAGATTTTCTATTAGGTTAGTTGTGTAAATTATAGTTCTTATTTCAATTGGAAAATCAAAGAATACTGTAAGCTCATCCCAATTATTTTCCCAACTTTTAATAGCATAAGAATATTTGGAGTCCCATTTAATTTTAAAGTCTTTTAAAGCAGCTTTGGCAGTCTCTTTTGTTGGGGCTGTATAGATTTGCTTCATATCACGAGTAAATTCTTTTTTGTCCTTCCAGACCACATAGCGACACGAGTTTCTTATTTAGTGCACAACACATATTTGTGTCGTAGAGTTCGGAAAAATGGTTTTAATAGTATCTGTAAATCCATTTAAATTATCGGTAGCTGTGATAAGTATATCTTGGGTTCCTCTAGCCTTAATATCGGTTAAAACACTCATCCAAAAGGAAGAAGATTCGTTTTTGCCTAACCATAATCCTAGCACCTCTTTTTTGCCATCGGTTCTCAGTCCAATAGCTATATAGATGGTCTTGTTAATGACTTTAGAATTCTCTCTAACTTTAAATACAATGCCATCCATCCAAACAATTAAGTAAGTAGCTTCTAGCGGTCTGTTTCTCCAAGTAATAACATCTTCTGTGATTCTATCTGTAATTCTTGAGATGGTGGAGGTAGATATATTAAAATCGTATAGCTCTCGGATCTGCTCTTCGATATCACTATTACTCATACCTTTAGCATACAGTGATATAATAATGTTTTCTATACCTTCTGTGGTGCTTTCTCTTTTCTTTACAATCATTGGGTTAAATGAGCTATCTCGGTCTCTTGGAACCTGTATTTGAGCTTCTCCCAAAGAAGATTTTAGCTTCTTTTTACTATAACCGTTACGTAGGTTTTTGGACTTACTTTTTTGATGTTTTTCGTAATCCACATGAGCATCCAATTCACCTTCCAGCATCTGCTCTATACCTCGCTTATGTAGCTGTTCTAAAAAAGAGGTTAGCTCTGGTGCGTTCTTGAATTGCTTTAAAAAGTCTTCGTTTAATAAATCTTCTGGTTTCATAAATGTGTAAAATTTAAAATTAATAAATAAAAAATCTCAGATCATATTTTGACCTGAGATTTCAAAACTTACACAGTTTATGAGATACTGCCTAATTTAACTATTTATCCAATTTTTTGATGTTAGTCCATTCTTTATCTATTAGTGTTTACACATAACCTTTCAGATTGAACTTATCTACGACTTTTAAATATAATAAAACTCGTTAACTCGGATTTAAAATCCGAGTAATAAATAGCAAGAATTTTTAAGTTTAAATCGTTTAGTATTTTCTTTTTCTAAAATAAATAAGAATAAAGGTAATAGTAAGGTTTTAGGTACGAATTATAAATCCGAACCATCGCAGAGCGAATTGATATAGGCGATAGAGTTAGTATTCAGGCGCGGAATAGTAGTCCGCGCCATGGTTGTGTGTTTACAAATAGGCTCTATTACAGAGCGAATCGACATAAGTTATTAAGAGATATCCTATTTATTTGTTACTCTTCTCTTTAGGTCTAATAATCATTCTAAACGACTGATCTTTATTAATGTAATAGCCCATCCAGTCGTAAAACGCTCGCATGCGGTTTCTAAAATTAACAAGAGACATAATATGAACAAATATCCAAACGCACCATGCAATAAACCCTTTTAAAAAGAATTTATGATTTGGTCCATCGGTTACCGCTTTGTTACTTCCTATGATAGCCATAGAGCCTTTATCTTGGTAGTTAAAAGGTTCCCATGCGTTTCGATTTAAATTTTTACCTAAATTTTTAGCTTGCTGAATGGCTACTTGCGCTAGTTGTGGATGTCCGTCGGGGTAGTCTTTATCCCCACAAACGATAGAGGTATCGCCAATAGCATAAATATTTGTATGGCCTTCAACCAAATTAAAGGTGTTTGTTTTTAATCGTTTGCCACGGCCGTAATTTTCGTCTTTAAACCCTTTAAATGTACGAGCCGATATTCCTGCTGCCCAAATTAAGTTTCTGGAGTGTATTTCGGTATCATCGGAAAGGGACACGATATCGTCTTTAAAATCTTTTACAAAAGTGTTCAGTTTTATAATTACCCCGTATTCTTTTAATTTTTCGTAGGTATAGCCTTGAGTTTTTTTGGACATGGCCGCGAGTACCGCATCTTGCCCGTCAATTAAATAAATATTACCAAGGTCGCTAGTATTTAATTCAGGATAATCTTTGGTTAAAATATGCAAACGCATTTCCGAAAATAATCCAGATAATTCAACTCCAGTAGGTCCGGCTCCGGCGATAACAAAAGAGAGTAGTTTTTTTCGTTGCTCCGGATCGGTTATTCTTGTGGCGCGCTCTAAACGTGTAAAAATAAGATTCCTTAAAGCTAATGCATCAGAAATGGTTTTCATAGGCAAACTCTTTTCTTCTATATTTTTGTTCCCGAAGAAATTTGTTTCGGCACCAGAAGCCATGACTAGAATGTCGTAATGTAATTCGCCATTTTTTAAAATGATTTTATTTTCTGAAGGAATGATTTCTTGAAGTTCGCCCATCCAGAATTTTACATTGTCGTATTTTCTAAGAATTTTTCTAAACGGATAACTAATAGCCGAAGGCTCCATAAAACCAGCTGCAACTTGATATAATAGTGGTGGAAAAAAATTGTAGTTATTTAAATCAACTAAAATAATCTGGTATTGGTGTGCATGCTTTAATTGATTGAGCAACTCTAAGCCGGCAAAACCACCACCTACAACTATAATTGTTTTCTTATTTTCCATGGTAAAAGGTTTAAAATTGGTTGTGTTGGACTCAAATATAGTATGGTTTTTTTTATTAAAATAGCAACTTAGGAATTAGATGTTTTTCAAACGTTTTCAATTTTAAAATTAATTTTATTGGCTTTTATTTTTTGGTTTTTTTAAGGTTGCACGATAAAAAAAGTCCTTTCAAAATTTAATTTTGAAAGGACTTTTAAAAGTTATCTCTTTGTAAGCAGACTTAAACAATGTCTTATTTTAGTTCGGTAATGCATTTAAATTTTACATCAAATAAACGTATAGACTATTTAGTACAAAGCTTTTATTTTAGAAAGCTTTGTTTTCCAAAGTTTTAATTCGTCTTTATGCTTTTTAATATTAACATGAACTTCTTTTACCAAAGGATTATCGGCTTTTACATTAGTAAAAAACTGTAAGTTGTTTTCTAACTGATTAATTTCACCTTTTACCTCGTCTATTTTCTTGCGTATAAATAGGCGTTCGTTGTCTAGATATCTTGAGTCATCTGCATTACTAAGCTCGTCTAATTTGTTTTCAAACTTAATAAGTTCGGCTTCTTCTTTGTTTAATTTTACTTGTTTAAATAATTCGTCTAGAGCCTTATTAAATTTTCCTTCTATATAGCGTTTATTATTTGGCACACGACCAATCGCTTTCCATGCAGAGATTTGGGCTTTTATAAGCTCTAAATCTTTTTCTTTATCGCTTGTAAATTCTAGTGTTTTTAAGCTGTCTAAAAGTTCAGTCTTGGCTTTAAAAGCAGCAATCTCCACTTCGTTTTCAGCATTCTTTTTAGAGTGTAATTTGTCGAAATACGCATTACAAGCAGCCTTAAAACGTTTCCAAATTTTGTCGCTGTCTTTACGCGGAACATGACCAATTTTTTTCCAATCGTTTTGTATGCGCTTCATTAAAGCAGTGGTAGTATCGCTATCTTCGCTGTCTTGATGTTCTTCAGCAATTTTAATTAATTCTAATTTTTTCTGAAGATTTTCAAATTGTTCTTTCTTTAAATCTTTGTAGAATACATTCTTTTTACGGTTAAACGTTCTAACCGTATCCTTAAATTTGGCCCAAGTAGATTCGTTTACTTTTAACGGCACCTTTCCAGCACTAAAAAAAGCTTCTCTTAACTGTTCAACTTCTTTAATTTTGGCTTGCCATCCGTTATGCGATTTAGCACCTTCGGCTGTTAAAGCTTCAATTTTTTCAATGATTTCAGTTTTCTTTTCTAGATTCTTTTCGTAAACTTTATCTAATTCACCATAATACGCTTGGCGTTTATTATGAATGATTTTTGTGGCCGCTTTAAAACGATTCCAAATGTCTTCTCTGTGTTCTTTAGAGACAGGACCAAGCTCTTCTTTCCACATTTTATGAAGTACTTGCAGCTCTCTAAACGAACGATTAGTATCCTCGTCTTTCGCTAATTCTTCTGCACGGTCTATAATTTTTAGTTTTAATTCTAGATTGTGCTTAAAATCTAAATCTCTTAAATCGCGATTTAAATGAAGAAAATCGTAAAATATTTCAACATGATGGTGATAACTGTTCCATGCATTATTGTATTTATCTCTAGGAATAGGACCGGCATTACGCCACTGTTCTTGTAAATCTTTAAAATGCTTATAGGTAGTATTTATGTTTTCTTCAACATTAATTAAACCTTTAATTTCTTCAATAATGCGAAGTCTATTTTCAAGATTTCCTTTTAAGTTGTTTTCAATATTTTTATAATGCGCATGAAGTTTTCCACGGTAATCTTTATAGGCATCTTTAAAACGTTTCTGTACCGGACTAGAATAGTAGAAATCAATTTCGTTACCACCTTCGTTTAAAAAGTCTTCCTTTTTTTCGTCGATTAAAGCATTAAATTTTGAATTGAATTCGTTTTTAATACCATCGACATGTTCTTTTATGGCTTGAACTTTTTCGTTAGCAACCAATTTTTCGAGTTCGATAACTAAGGCTTCTAACGACATGCTGTCGTATTCTTTAAAAGGAATCGTGTGGCGTTCGTTATTGCCTTCATCTTCGGCATCTTCGGCATTTGAAGCTTCAATTTCTTCAAATACAACATCTTCATTTTTGATATCTTCTACAGATGCTGAAGGCGCTTCAGTAGTAGGTGTTGATTGGTTTTCTTCCGAAGGAACTTGTGTCTGTTTTTTTTCTTCGTTTCCGTCTACAGGTTGTAGGTTATCTTGCTCTGACATTTTAAAAAATGTTTTGGTTCATTAAAATTAGTTCTTAAAGATACTAACAACTCTCATAATTACAAAGTGTTGGATTGTATTAATGAAAGCTATTTTGTGGTTTTATAGATTCCAGATCTCCCATGCTTTCTCTGCTTGTAAAACTAGCATGTTGAGTCCGTTTAAAGTTGTGGCTTTTCGTTCTCTTCCGTTTCTTAAAAATGTAGTTTCTTCTGGATTATAGATTAAATCGAAAAGTAAGTGTTGGTTTGTAATTCCTTGATACGGGATATCTGGACAATCGCTAATATTTGGAAAAGTTCCTACAGGCGAACAATTAATTATTAATTTATGAGTGTTTATAACATCTTCTGTTAAGGAATCATAACTAATAGTTTGATCGTTTTTTGGAGATCGAGACACGTATTTAAAGTTTATTTTCAACTTTTTTAAGGCATAAGCAATAGCTTTACTAGCGCCCCCGGTACCAAGAATTAGTGCCTCTTTATGATGTGGCTGTAAGTAAGGTTTTAATGAGTTTTTAAAGCCGTAATAATCGGTATTATAACCAATAAGTTTTCCTTTTCTAGTAATTTTTATGGTATTTACGGCCCCGATGTCTTTAGCTTTTTTGTCTAATTTATCTAGGTAAACCATAACCTGTTCCTTGTAAGGAATGGTTACGTTTAATCCTTTTACTTCGGAATGATTTTTAAATATGGAAGGAAATTCTGAAATATCCTCTAAATCAAAATTTTGATACGTGGTGTCTGTAATATTTAAATCTTCAAATTTTTGTTTGAAATAATTACTAGAGAAAGAATACGAAATTTGCTTTCCTACAAGACCTAATTTATTCATGAACTGTTCGTGTTTTGTCGCCGTAAACTCCTAACCATAATACCATACCTATGCCTAAAGCAATAAGAAAAACGGCAAAATAGGTTTCAGGATTTAAATCGGGAATGAATCGTATATAATTGGTAACTACTTTATTTCCTGTAGAATCTAAAGCGAATTCACCATTTTCTAATGTTTTATGTATGGTGTGTTTCCAGGGCCAAACAACACCCAAAGATCCTACTATAAACCCTATAATAGAAGCCATGGTAATACTTTTATAATGTTTTAAAATATAACTCAGCACGTGCGAAAACGTCACTAAACCGGTAATAGAACCTAAGGTGAATACGGCTAATACTTTTAATAAACGCATGCGGTAAGGATCGGAAGTAAAGTCGAAATTCCATTTTATGATATCGGCAAAAGTATCGTATAACGCATTTACAGAGTCTACAAGAAGTAGTACATAATTGCCTAATAAAATTAAAATAAACGAACCCGAAAACCCAGGGAGAGTCATTCCCGATACACTAATTATACCGCAGAAAAATACAAACCAAAGGTTGTCGTTTTCTTTGGCAGGATCTAAAAAGCTTATGCTAATCCCTAGAATAGTTCCTATAATTAGGGCTATTAGGGTTTTGTAATTCCAGTCTTCGAAATCTTTACTTATGTAATAAATGGAACCGATAATCATTCCAAAGAAAACACTCCAAACAAACAATTCGTAATGTTGAATGAGGTAGTCTAGTATTTTTGAAACACTAAAATAACTAATAATCATTCCTAAAAATAGCAAGCCTAAAAACCGACCATTTATATATTGATAGAAACTTTTAAACCGACCATTAATAAGGAGTTTAAATGCCTTACCATTTATTTTTTGTAACGAATAAATAAACTCTTCATAAAAGCCAGAAACAAATGCGACAACGCCACCAGAAATTCCAGGAACCTTATTGGCGGCTCCCATACCTAATCCCTTTAGGACTAAGAAAATTTTATCGGATAATGTTCTCGTACTTTCCATTAATTTTTGTTTGTTCCTAGTTTTTCTAAAATAAATATAGTTAAAAAACCGGTGACCATTAAAGCTATGGCAGGAATGACATGTGCATTTACATGATTCATTTCAGCATATAGAGAAGGTAATGTACTGTGTTCGGAAAATGTTTTGTAGACTTCGGTAATTTGAGTCTGTTTTTCAAAAATGGAAAGTGTTCCTAGATTAGACACTTCAGAAAAAGGCAAGATGTTTCCTGTTTCTTTTTCTAAAACGGTTTCGGTTAATTTCCATGGCCAAACTTTGTTTAAAGAGCCAAAAATAAATCCTGTTAAGACCGCTAAAGTGGTATTGTGATAATGCTTAAACAACCATTTTAATAGGTGACTAAAGCTTAATAATCCCACAAGAGCTCCGGTTGCAAACAGTACGATTTTTTTGAAATCGAAATCGTGAAGCGCATCGCTTAGCGTTTTATAAGCCCCTAAAATAACTAGAATAAACGAGCCAGAAATACCAGGTAAAATCATGGCGCAAATGGCTATAGCGCCCGCAAAAAATAAAAACCACGGACTGTCGCTACCGTTTAAAGAGGGGAGTGTGGTAATGTAATAGGCCAAAAGCGCACCAGCTATAATACTGAGTATAGAGGCAATATTCCATCGTGTAATTTGTTTACCAACAAAAAATATACTGGCAATAATTAACCCGAAGAAAAACGACCAAATAAGAACAGGATGATGCTCTAATAAATACTTAGCTACTCGCATAAAGGTGATAAAACTCACCACTATACCAGTAAGTAAGGCTAAAAGAAAATTGCCGTTTAACTGTTTCCAAAATGCAGATAAGCCATCTTTCTTTAAAGTTTTAAAAAGGGAAAGATTTATACCACTAATGGTTGAAATAAGTTCTTCGTAAATTCCAGAAATAAATGCGATAGTACCACCAGAAACTCCAGGAACAGCATCGGCCGCCCCCATGGCTAATCCTTTTAATGAAATTATAAAATAATCTTTGAAACGTCGTTGCATTTTCAGGTTTTAAATTCGAAACCCAAAGGTATGAATTTTACCTAGACAGCAAGAGCTAATCTTTAGGTTTAAGCGCTTTTTTTACAAGTTTAGACTTATAGGTTTCAGGAAAAAGCTCCTCAATTATAAAAATATAATCGGGGTTATTGTGTAAGCCGTTTTTTAAATGGAAGGTTGCTTTATCTGGCTCATTTCCTTTAAAATATAAACCCGCTAAACGATATTCTATTTCTGCATTTTCCGGATAAAACTCAGAAGCTTGCAACAAATTGTAAATTGCAGCATCGGGTTCTCCAATTTTAATAAGTATGTCGCAACGCGATAACCAAGTATTTAATTCGTAGTTACCAAGTTCTAATGCTTTTTTATAGCCGCGTTCTGCTTCCTCTAAAAAGTTTAATCGCTGATTAATTTGGGCGTATAATTTCCAGTACTTTACATTGTCGGCATCAATATTAATAGCTTTATTAATATAATATAATGCTTTTTGGTAGTTGCGTTGTTTGCTATAAAAGCGTGTTATGGCCACCCAACCTTTATCTAATAAGGGGTCTTCGTGAACTGTTTTGTAAAAGTATTTTACGGCCAAATCTATTTTACCTAATTTTTCGTAACAGTGTCCTATACGTAATAGCGCAAAAGAGGTAGGATCGTCTAAAGTTAAGGAAGTGGTATAGCTTTCTATAGCTTCTTCAAAACGTTTTAGTTTTTCTAGAACTTTACCTTTTTCTATATACGCACCTACAAATGTATCGTCAGAAATTATGGCAAATTCGTAAGCAGCAATGGCTTTTTTATATCGTTTTAAAGCAAAGTACTGTTTTCCTAATTGGTGCCAAGCAACTTCGCTATATGGATTATTGTCTAAGTACACATTTAAATACTCAATAGCTTCTTCATGTTGCTCCATAAATTCGAAACAATAAATCATGTTGTAAAGCGCAGAGTAATCTTCAACATCTTCTTCTAAACATTTAATAAAGCTGTCTTTTGCTTCTTCGAACTTGTCAAGAAATAAATACTCCATCCCGATTAAAGAATACAAATCTGCTGTTTCTTCAGATAAGTGAATGGCTTTTTTTAAGACATCGATAGCTTGTTCGTGTTGATCTCTTTTAGATAAGATATTTGCCTTTTGAATGTAAATTTCTTCGTTCTGGGGTTCTAACAAATACAACTCATTAAGCATAGCGTCTGCTTGCTCTAGTTTGTTTTCGAAAACGTAAACTTCAATTTTGAAAAGTTTTAAATTGGTATTAGAAGGATGTTGGTCTAAACCCAATTTAATGGCTTTTTTTGCTAATGCAATTTTGCCCAGATCTAAATAATAATGAATAATGTTTTCGAATTCTTCTGAATCAAAAAATAAAACATGATTTGTTTTAAGCATTGATTCAAATTTAGTTAAAGGTATTTCGTTGTTGTTAGGACTGAACTCCATAGGCGACTGTATATGGTTTCTTATACCATTAAATGTAACGCTCAAATTTACGCATTATTAAAAAACCATATTAATCTTTTCAACAAAGTAATCAACAAGGTGCAGTGAAATAGCGGTATTTGGGGTTTATTCTTTTGATTTTTAGTGAATTATGCTATCTAAAATGTTGATAATAATCTGACATCCCTCGGTTATTTCTTCCTTAGAAATGGTTAAAGGAGGGGTAATTCGTATCGCACGAGGCTCAAAAAGCAGCCAAAAAGCGATTAATCCTTGCTCCTGACCCTTAAGAATGACCTCATTTGTAACCTCGGCACTTGTTGTTAAAGCAGCAAGCATTAAGCCTTTTCCACGTATTTCGGGAATTAAAGGATGTTTTAATAAGTGTCTTATAAGTTGCTCTTTTTCTAAAGCTTCGGCCATTAAATTGGTTTGTGTAACCACTTTTAAAGTAGCTAGAGCTGCTGCAGCAATTACAGGATGGCCGCCAAAAGTTGTTATGTGCCCCATTTTAGGACCATTGCTTAATAAACTCATAAGTTGGGTAGATGCCG encodes:
- a CDS encoding winged helix-turn-helix transcriptional regulator, yielding MKKKEHKECMSALLPVKDTLDVIGGKWKLLILISIWEGNKHFREIERSIPKLSTKVLSKELKDMEENQLITRTVLSGFPVRTQYTPTEHSKTLGKVIFELHQWGVNHRKKIFGQTSEAESSIGA
- a CDS encoding NAD(P)/FAD-dependent oxidoreductase is translated as MENKKTIIVVGGGFAGLELLNQLKHAHQYQIILVDLNNYNFFPPLLYQVAAGFMEPSAISYPFRKILRKYDNVKFWMGELQEIIPSENKIILKNGELHYDILVMASGAETNFFGNKNIEEKSLPMKTISDALALRNLIFTRLERATRITDPEQRKKLLSFVIAGAGPTGVELSGLFSEMRLHILTKDYPELNTSDLGNIYLIDGQDAVLAAMSKKTQGYTYEKLKEYGVIIKLNTFVKDFKDDIVSLSDDTEIHSRNLIWAAGISARTFKGFKDENYGRGKRLKTNTFNLVEGHTNIYAIGDTSIVCGDKDYPDGHPQLAQVAIQQAKNLGKNLNRNAWEPFNYQDKGSMAIIGSNKAVTDGPNHKFFLKGFIAWCVWIFVHIMSLVNFRNRMRAFYDWMGYYINKDQSFRMIIRPKEKSNK
- a CDS encoding DUF349 domain-containing protein, encoding MSEQDNLQPVDGNEEKKQTQVPSEENQSTPTTEAPSASVEDIKNEDVVFEEIEASNAEDAEDEGNNERHTIPFKEYDSMSLEALVIELEKLVANEKVQAIKEHVDGIKNEFNSKFNALIDEKKEDFLNEGGNEIDFYYSSPVQKRFKDAYKDYRGKLHAHYKNIENNLKGNLENRLRIIEEIKGLINVEENINTTYKHFKDLQEQWRNAGPIPRDKYNNAWNSYHHHVEIFYDFLHLNRDLRDLDFKHNLELKLKIIDRAEELAKDEDTNRSFRELQVLHKMWKEELGPVSKEHREDIWNRFKAATKIIHNKRQAYYGELDKVYEKNLEKKTEIIEKIEALTAEGAKSHNGWQAKIKEVEQLREAFFSAGKVPLKVNESTWAKFKDTVRTFNRKKNVFYKDLKKEQFENLQKKLELIKIAEEHQDSEDSDTTTALMKRIQNDWKKIGHVPRKDSDKIWKRFKAACNAYFDKLHSKKNAENEVEIAAFKAKTELLDSLKTLEFTSDKEKDLELIKAQISAWKAIGRVPNNKRYIEGKFNKALDELFKQVKLNKEEAELIKFENKLDELSNADDSRYLDNERLFIRKKIDEVKGEINQLENNLQFFTNVKADNPLVKEVHVNIKKHKDELKLWKTKLSKIKALY
- a CDS encoding shikimate dehydrogenase family protein gives rise to the protein MNKLGLVGKQISYSFSSNYFKQKFEDLNITDTTYQNFDLEDISEFPSIFKNHSEVKGLNVTIPYKEQVMVYLDKLDKKAKDIGAVNTIKITRKGKLIGYNTDYYGFKNSLKPYLQPHHKEALILGTGGASKAIAYALKKLKINFKYVSRSPKNDQTISYDSLTEDVINTHKLIINCSPVGTFPNISDCPDIPYQGITNQHLLFDLIYNPEETTFLRNGRERKATTLNGLNMLVLQAEKAWEIWNL
- a CDS encoding DUF368 domain-containing protein, with the protein product MESTRTLSDKIFLVLKGLGMGAANKVPGISGGVVAFVSGFYEEFIYSLQKINGKAFKLLINGRFKSFYQYINGRFLGLLFLGMIISYFSVSKILDYLIQHYELFVWSVFFGMIIGSIYYISKDFEDWNYKTLIALIIGTILGISISFLDPAKENDNLWFVFFCGIISVSGMTLPGFSGSFILILLGNYVLLLVDSVNALYDTFADIIKWNFDFTSDPYRMRLLKVLAVFTLGSITGLVTFSHVLSYILKHYKSITMASIIGFIVGSLGVVWPWKHTIHKTLENGEFALDSTGNKVVTNYIRFIPDLNPETYFAVFLIALGIGMVLWLGVYGDKTRTVHE
- a CDS encoding DUF368 domain-containing protein; the encoded protein is MQRRFKDYFIISLKGLAMGAADAVPGVSGGTIAFISGIYEELISTISGINLSLFKTLKKDGLSAFWKQLNGNFLLALLTGIVVSFITFMRVAKYLLEHHPVLIWSFFFGLIIASIFFVGKQITRWNIASILSIIAGALLAYYITTLPSLNGSDSPWFLFFAGAIAICAMILPGISGSFILVILGAYKTLSDALHDFDFKKIVLFATGALVGLLSFSHLLKWLFKHYHNTTLAVLTGFIFGSLNKVWPWKLTETVLEKETGNILPFSEVSNLGTLSIFEKQTQITEVYKTFSEHSTLPSLYAEMNHVNAHVIPAIALMVTGFLTIFILEKLGTNKN
- a CDS encoding tetratricopeptide repeat protein, whose amino-acid sequence is MEFSPNNNEIPLTKFESMLKTNHVLFFDSEEFENIIHYYLDLGKIALAKKAIKLGLDQHPSNTNLKLFKIEVYVFENKLEQADAMLNELYLLEPQNEEIYIQKANILSKRDQHEQAIDVLKKAIHLSEETADLYSLIGMEYLFLDKFEEAKDSFIKCLEEDVEDYSALYNMIYCFEFMEQHEEAIEYLNVYLDNNPYSEVAWHQLGKQYFALKRYKKAIAAYEFAIISDDTFVGAYIEKGKVLEKLKRFEEAIESYTTSLTLDDPTSFALLRIGHCYEKLGKIDLAVKYFYKTVHEDPLLDKGWVAITRFYSKQRNYQKALYYINKAINIDADNVKYWKLYAQINQRLNFLEEAERGYKKALELGNYELNTWLSRCDILIKIGEPDAAIYNLLQASEFYPENAEIEYRLAGLYFKGNEPDKATFHLKNGLHNNPDYIFIIEELFPETYKSKLVKKALKPKD